The DNA segment CTGTACATAAAGCTCCCCTGGGATTACATTATTACTGCCTGTACCAGCTTGAATATTAGCAATCTGCAAACTGGTTGGCGGGAAGAATTCATTGCCCTGATCCCATTGGTAAGTGGTTAATTCTTTTAGGAAATCAACGGATTTATGAACAGGATTATCGGCTAAATGTGGGTAAGCAACGTGTCCTTGCACACCTTGAATATACAGATTGCCTGTAATGGAACCACGACGACCATTTTTCACCACATCGCCCAATTTCTCAGCACTCGAAGGCTCGCCAACCAAACAATAATCAATCGGCTCACCGCGTGCCATTAGGGTTTCCACTACCCGCACTGTGCCATCTTTTGCCGCCGCTTCTTCATCGGAAGTAATGAGCAAGGCAATCGTCCCAGCGTGATTCGGGTTAGCTTTCACATAATTTTCTGCCGCCACAACCATTGCAGCCAGCGAGCCTTTCATATCCGCCGCACCACGACCATACAACATATCATCGACAATTTGGGCTGAAAACGGGGGATATTGCCATTGGCTCTCATCGCCCACTGACACAACATCGGTATGCCCAGCAAAAGCCACCACAGGGCCTGTTGAGCCGTGCTTTGCCCATAAATTTAACGTATCATTAAAAGGCAACCACTCAATTTGAAAACCGAGTTTTTCTAAACGATCAGCAATCAGTTTTTGACAACCTTGATCATCAGGGCTAATCGAAGGACGTTGGATCAGCTGTTGCGCTAAAGTAACGATTGTTTCTTTCATTGCTTAACCTTTTTTACTTACCAAAAGCTTGATCGTATGCGGTGGCATCAAAGCCGATTAACGCAATGTTATCTTGTAAAATAATCGGGCGTTTAATCAACGTTGGCTGTTCAAATAACACCTCAAGTGCGGTGCTTTTTGACAGATTTTTTTTCACTTCATCAGTTAAATTACGCCAAGTCGTACTGCGTTTATTAACTAAATTTTCCCACCCAAATTGGTTTTCAGCCTTTTCCAACCAAGCCTTATCCAAGCCATCTACACGATAATCGTGCAAACGATGTTCAATGCCATTATCCGCCAACCATTTCAAGGCTTTTTTCACCGTATCGCAATTTTTAATGCCATAAACTGTAATCATTTTTTGTCCTATGTTCTTTAATTAGCCAACGGGCGGACACACCGGCCCGCCCCTATATATTCATTATACTGATATAAAATTTATCTAAATGCTCCGTAGGGTGGGCTTTAGCCCACCGTGTAACGAAATGTTTCCTAACGGTGGGCTAAAGCCCACCCTACTTCACTTCTTGCATCTTTACTTCAACAAATACGCCTTTAACGTTGCAAAATCATTATCCATTTCATCTGAAAGCAATGGCAATTTGTTGTGTTTATCCAAAGCTTCTGGCAATGGTAATTCGGTGGATAAAATTCGCTCTACGCTTTCTTTGAATTTTGCCGGGTGTGCGGTGCAAAGGAATAAACCTGTTTCCCCCGGTTGCAAATCTGCTTTTAATACGCCGTAGGCAATCGCGCCGTGCGGTTCGCATAAATAGCCCAGTTCATTCATTGCACGCAATGTTTGTTCTGTCTGCTCATCATTCATT comes from the Avibacterium avium genome and includes:
- the dapE gene encoding succinyl-diaminopimelate desuccinylase; this encodes MKETIVTLAQQLIQRPSISPDDQGCQKLIADRLEKLGFQIEWLPFNDTLNLWAKHGSTGPVVAFAGHTDVVSVGDESQWQYPPFSAQIVDDMLYGRGAADMKGSLAAMVVAAENYVKANPNHAGTIALLITSDEEAAAKDGTVRVVETLMARGEPIDYCLVGEPSSAEKLGDVVKNGRRGSITGNLYIQGVQGHVAYPHLADNPVHKSVDFLKELTTYQWDQGNEFFPPTSLQIANIQAGTGSNNVIPGELYVQFNLRYCTEVTDELIKQTVEQMLKKHQLDYRIEWNLSGKPFLTKPGKLVNAVVDSLEKIAKITPALETGGGTSDGRFIALMGAEVVELGPLNATIHKVNECVSCQDLATLGEVYQQMLVNLLDKDTE
- a CDS encoding ArsC family reductase translates to MITVYGIKNCDTVKKALKWLADNGIEHRLHDYRVDGLDKAWLEKAENQFGWENLVNKRSTTWRNLTDEVKKNLSKSTALEVLFEQPTLIKRPIILQDNIALIGFDATAYDQAFGK